From Streptomyces griseorubiginosus, one genomic window encodes:
- a CDS encoding aldehyde dehydrogenase family protein: MSEKTEKTEQRLSVFKTYKLYVGGKFPRSESGRVYEVTDAKGKWLANAPQSSRKDARDAVVAARKAFGGWSGATAYNRGQVLYRVAEMLEGRRAQFVHEVADAEGLSKSKAAEQVDATIDRWVWYAGWTDKIAQVVGGGNPVAGPYFNLSSPEPTGVVAVLAPQESSFLGLVSVLAPVIATGNTAVVVASEKSPLPALSLAEVLATSDVPGGVVNVLSGRTAEIATPLASHQDVNAIDLAGADEILAKELEIAAADNLKRVLRPQPVDDWAATPGIDRLTAFLETKTVWHPTGSLGASGSSY, translated from the coding sequence ATGTCTGAGAAGACCGAAAAGACCGAGCAGCGCCTGTCTGTCTTCAAGACCTACAAGCTGTACGTCGGCGGGAAGTTCCCGCGTTCCGAGAGCGGCCGGGTGTACGAGGTGACCGACGCAAAGGGCAAGTGGCTGGCGAACGCGCCGCAGTCGAGCCGCAAGGACGCCCGTGACGCGGTCGTGGCCGCACGCAAGGCGTTCGGCGGCTGGTCGGGAGCCACGGCCTACAACCGCGGCCAGGTCCTCTACCGCGTCGCGGAGATGCTGGAGGGCCGCAGGGCGCAGTTCGTCCACGAGGTGGCCGACGCGGAGGGCCTGTCGAAGTCGAAGGCCGCCGAGCAGGTGGACGCGACGATCGACCGCTGGGTCTGGTACGCGGGCTGGACCGACAAGATCGCCCAGGTGGTCGGCGGCGGCAACCCGGTGGCGGGCCCGTACTTCAACCTCTCCTCACCCGAGCCGACGGGCGTGGTCGCGGTCCTGGCCCCGCAGGAGTCGTCGTTCCTGGGCCTGGTGAGCGTGCTGGCCCCGGTGATCGCGACGGGCAACACGGCGGTCGTGGTGGCCTCGGAGAAGTCCCCGCTCCCCGCCCTGTCCCTGGCCGAGGTCCTGGCCACCTCGGACGTCCCCGGAGGCGTGGTCAACGTCCTCTCGGGCCGTACGGCGGAGATCGCGACCCCGCTCGCCTCCCACCAGGACGTCAACGCGATCGACCTGGCGGGCGCGGACGAGATCCTCGCGAAGGAACTCGAGATCGCCGCGGCGGACAACCTGAAGCGCGTCCTGCGTCCACAGCCTGTGGACGACTGGGCGGCGACGCCGGGGATTGACCGTCTGACGGCGTTCCTGGAGACCAAGACGGTCTGGCACCCGACGGGTTCGCTGGGGGCGTCGGGCTCGTCCTACTGA